One segment of Streptomyces bathyalis DNA contains the following:
- a CDS encoding ABC transporter substrate-binding protein → MRTHLRHAGVGVTCLILVAGISACADDGRSSGDGAGDGPRVGVILSRSGPAAALGEDIEAALDAFKEIDPTTADLDIEYVTCDDKSTPEGASACARKFAQEDPVDMIFGPVIGAIHAKAAPILKTGPPSITPSPYVIPTPDSPIFSVYGSAADMNHTIVQHAADRGYERMALLATTDETGTIAVKNVEKSAKELGVEVAVERFAADDVDATAQLNRLRDTDPDYVYVAASGAAAGVALKGLKQLDADLPTALAGSNTSADFFAAAAKVLPKETLFAVTPSWLPDDLDDAKRADQVREFQKAFEKASDAPPSFVVQSVYDSFQVIAQALDKAGTDREDIVNYMEGLDDSQGLNWKISFSKSKHNVSTRGNWTIARYDAAAQQKWSLAE, encoded by the coding sequence ATGAGAACACACCTTAGACATGCCGGGGTGGGGGTGACCTGCCTGATCCTCGTGGCGGGAATATCTGCCTGCGCGGACGACGGGCGAAGCAGCGGCGATGGCGCCGGCGACGGTCCACGCGTCGGAGTCATCCTGTCCCGCTCAGGGCCGGCCGCTGCCCTGGGCGAAGACATCGAGGCGGCCCTGGACGCCTTCAAGGAGATCGATCCGACGACTGCGGATCTCGACATCGAGTACGTCACCTGCGATGACAAGTCGACACCCGAGGGGGCATCGGCCTGCGCCAGGAAGTTCGCTCAAGAGGACCCGGTCGACATGATCTTCGGCCCCGTCATCGGTGCGATCCATGCCAAGGCGGCACCCATCCTGAAGACGGGTCCGCCCTCGATCACGCCATCGCCGTACGTGATCCCGACTCCGGACAGCCCGATCTTCTCCGTCTACGGCAGTGCCGCAGACATGAACCACACGATCGTGCAGCACGCGGCCGACCGTGGCTACGAGCGGATGGCGCTGCTCGCCACGACGGACGAGACGGGCACCATCGCCGTCAAGAACGTCGAGAAGTCGGCCAAGGAGCTGGGAGTGGAGGTTGCCGTCGAACGCTTCGCCGCCGATGACGTCGACGCCACAGCACAGCTCAACAGACTCCGCGACACCGACCCGGACTACGTCTACGTCGCGGCGTCGGGAGCTGCCGCGGGTGTGGCGTTGAAGGGTCTGAAGCAGCTCGATGCCGATCTCCCCACAGCGCTCGCCGGCTCCAACACCTCTGCGGACTTCTTCGCCGCCGCCGCGAAAGTCCTTCCGAAAGAGACACTGTTCGCCGTGACACCGTCGTGGCTGCCGGACGACCTCGACGATGCCAAGCGTGCAGACCAGGTTCGCGAGTTCCAGAAGGCGTTCGAGAAGGCGTCGGACGCACCACCGAGCTTCGTCGTGCAGAGCGTCTACGACTCCTTCCAGGTGATCGCTCAGGCCCTCGACAAGGCGGGGACCGATCGCGAGGACATCGTCAACTACATGGAAGGTCTTGACGACTCCCAGGGCCTGAACTGGAAGATCTCGTTCTCCAAGAGCAAGCACAACGTCTCGACGCGCGGCAACTGGACGATCGCCCGCTATGACGCGGCTGCTCAGCAGAAATGGAGTCTCGCTGAATGA
- a CDS encoding Dabb family protein produces the protein MIRQIVLVRLLPNAPPDAVPKMTAALLALGTEFSQIKDMRVGEDLRVRPDNYDSATRQTSPRSRTT, from the coding sequence GTGATCCGCCAAATCGTGCTGGTGCGGCTGCTGCCCAACGCTCCGCCGGACGCCGTACCGAAGATGACAGCGGCGCTGCTGGCCCTGGGCACGGAGTTCTCGCAGATCAAGGACATGCGCGTGGGCGAGGACCTGCGCGTGCGTCCGGACAACTACGACTCGGCTACACGGCAGACTTCGCCACGCTCCAGGACTACCTGA
- a CDS encoding NAD(P)/FAD-dependent oxidoreductase, producing METIRRVVVVGASLAGVRATETLRAQGFHGDIVLIGAESHLPYDRPPLSKQFLTGDWSADRLPLRPRSHYDDLEVDLRLGMAATGVDLQSGRVNLADGREILFDGLVIATGATPRTLRAEALAGVNVLRTLDDAVELRQSLLARDGARLVIIGGGFIGLEVAAAARSMDIHVTVVEAADRLLARVEDRQAGEMVEGLHREHGVEFRLGVGVSGVRGSGRVESVHLTDGSTLNADAVVVGIGATPAVHWLAGSGLRLEDGVVCDRACFAAPRVVAAGDVARWHDPRSGRLTRHEHWTNATEQASRAAANLLTGPDGAVPYTPVPYVWSDQYGLRLQTAGELDDSAEHRWEGNPDSPRFVTQHLTDGRLTGVVGMGMNREFIAHRRQLVAAHGTIDA from the coding sequence GTGGAAACCATTCGTCGTGTCGTCGTCGTCGGAGCCTCACTCGCCGGCGTACGCGCCACGGAAACGTTGCGTGCACAGGGCTTCCACGGAGACATCGTCCTGATCGGCGCAGAGAGCCACCTTCCCTATGACCGGCCCCCGCTCTCCAAGCAGTTCCTCACGGGCGACTGGTCCGCTGACCGCCTGCCACTGCGTCCCCGGAGTCACTACGACGACCTCGAGGTCGACCTGCGCCTGGGCATGGCAGCCACGGGCGTCGACCTGCAATCAGGGCGAGTGAACCTCGCCGACGGCCGCGAAATCCTGTTCGACGGCCTGGTCATAGCGACGGGAGCCACTCCGCGGACACTGCGGGCCGAGGCACTCGCCGGCGTCAACGTACTTCGAACCCTCGACGACGCAGTTGAGCTGCGACAGTCCCTCCTCGCTCGCGACGGTGCGCGACTGGTCATCATCGGCGGAGGCTTCATCGGACTCGAAGTAGCTGCCGCGGCGCGGTCCATGGACATCCACGTCACCGTCGTGGAAGCGGCCGACCGCCTACTGGCCCGGGTCGAGGACCGCCAGGCCGGGGAGATGGTGGAGGGCCTGCACCGCGAACACGGAGTGGAATTCCGGCTGGGGGTCGGGGTCAGCGGGGTTCGCGGTTCCGGCCGGGTCGAGTCGGTGCACCTCACGGACGGTTCCACACTCAACGCGGACGCGGTCGTAGTCGGGATCGGCGCCACACCGGCCGTCCACTGGCTGGCGGGATCGGGACTTCGCCTGGAGGACGGCGTGGTGTGTGACCGCGCATGCTTCGCAGCTCCGCGAGTGGTCGCCGCCGGCGACGTCGCACGCTGGCACGACCCGCGCTCGGGACGCCTCACCCGTCACGAGCACTGGACCAACGCCACCGAGCAAGCCTCCCGCGCCGCCGCAAATCTGTTGACCGGCCCCGACGGCGCGGTCCCCTACACCCCGGTTCCCTACGTCTGGTCCGACCAGTACGGCCTGCGACTCCAGACCGCCGGCGAGCTCGACGACTCAGCCGAGCATCGCTGGGAAGGCAATCCCGACTCCCCCAGGTTCGTCACCCAGCACCTGACGGACGGGCGACTGACCGGCGTGGTCGGAATGGGCATGAACCGGGAGTTCATCGCCCACCGACGGCAGCTCGTCGCCGCACACGGGACGATCGACGCATGA
- a CDS encoding ABC transporter ATP-binding protein translates to MPTSESELALELVDVTAGYGRLRVVHGVDLQVRRGECVALLGANGVGKTTLLRAVVGMATLSRGTVRLFGRDVSRWSTHEIARAGVAVVPEGRALIPELSVRDNLLLGTRVWNKRFRSQAVDDALEQIYQDFPILSERRLQSAGQMSGGQQQMLAIGRALVARPQVLILDEPSLGLAPRVVSEVFDRLHAVSATGVSVLVAEQNARAAMRVAGRSFVLTGGQIAPGPEPGTDLSDDLSTIYLGLGRDRPGLGRRESLS, encoded by the coding sequence ATGCCTACCTCGGAGTCTGAGCTCGCGCTCGAGCTCGTCGACGTGACCGCCGGCTATGGCCGACTACGTGTCGTGCACGGAGTGGACCTCCAAGTGCGCCGAGGCGAATGCGTTGCCCTCTTGGGCGCCAACGGGGTAGGCAAGACCACGCTGCTGCGCGCAGTCGTGGGCATGGCGACCCTGAGCAGGGGCACCGTGCGCCTCTTCGGCCGGGACGTGAGCCGATGGTCGACGCACGAGATCGCGCGCGCCGGCGTGGCCGTCGTTCCCGAAGGCCGAGCGCTGATCCCGGAGCTCTCGGTCAGGGACAACCTCCTGCTGGGCACCCGAGTGTGGAACAAGCGCTTCCGGTCGCAGGCGGTGGACGACGCGCTGGAGCAGATCTACCAAGACTTCCCGATCCTCAGCGAGCGTCGGCTCCAGTCCGCCGGTCAGATGTCCGGCGGGCAGCAGCAGATGCTCGCCATCGGGCGCGCCCTGGTCGCACGTCCCCAGGTGCTGATCCTTGACGAGCCGTCACTCGGTCTCGCGCCGCGAGTGGTGTCCGAGGTCTTCGACCGGCTGCACGCCGTCAGCGCTACGGGCGTGAGCGTGCTCGTGGCCGAGCAGAACGCGCGCGCCGCGATGCGTGTAGCCGGTCGCTCCTTCGTCCTGACGGGGGGCCAGATCGCCCCAGGCCCCGAACCAGGCACCGACCTGTCCGATGACTTGTCCACCATCTACCTCGGTCTCGGTCGAGACCGTCCTGGGCTTGGCAGAAGGGAATCATTGTCATGA
- a CDS encoding aromatic-ring-hydroxylating dioxygenase subunit beta, whose protein sequence is MSMSEPDSTLSRSDAEDWLYHEAELLDQWRLHDWLELFTEDATYRVPDGIDDSRSAVRAALINDNRARLEERVWRLITGPAHAQIPRSTTRRLISNVRVTGAVDDVLVTSNFLVHEIRKGQERSFVGQYLHRMRPGADGWKVAGRTALLQNSVLPLFNVSIII, encoded by the coding sequence ATGAGCATGTCGGAACCAGACAGCACCTTGAGCCGCAGCGACGCCGAGGACTGGCTATACCACGAAGCAGAGCTGTTGGATCAGTGGCGATTGCACGACTGGCTCGAGCTGTTCACCGAGGACGCCACCTATCGCGTACCGGACGGCATCGACGACTCGCGCTCCGCTGTCCGGGCGGCGTTGATCAACGACAACCGCGCACGTCTGGAGGAGCGGGTCTGGAGGCTCATCACCGGCCCCGCCCACGCTCAGATCCCCCGCTCGACCACCCGCCGGTTGATCTCCAACGTCCGTGTCACTGGGGCCGTGGACGACGTGCTCGTCACCTCGAACTTCCTTGTCCACGAGATCCGCAAGGGCCAAGAGCGATCCTTCGTCGGCCAGTACCTGCATCGCATGAGGCCCGGCGCCGACGGTTGGAAGGTCGCGGGCCGGACGGCGCTGCTGCAAAACAGCGTGCTGCCTTTGTTCAACGTCTCGATCATCATCTAG
- a CDS encoding cupin domain-containing protein has product MATRRFRTDNRAVDALYDRLSATDLQPLWELTGLLTPEPVVGAVPYRWSGEDLRALGEASGELVPVERGGDRRVLACCNPGLDGAPYAVPTLWAAVQYLRAGEVAPAHRHTPAALRFITQGQGVWTLVDGDPVHMSEGDLVLTPSWTFHEHHNPSSEAMTWMDVLDLPIVAALGAVFFEDGPTDEASTATAPRSMSESWYGGGPGLVPVAGPSAPGSRSPLLAYRWADTDRALATQLKASGRGVAVIRFADPVRGGDVMPTLRCEMHRVESGRRTDRTRQTGGRVACILHGTGSIAIGGETFDIGPGDILAIPSWSPWDVQAETELDLFSTSDAPVLEALGLMRHDAVDAADLVAVP; this is encoded by the coding sequence GTGGCGACTCGTCGGTTCAGGACGGACAACCGGGCCGTGGACGCCTTGTACGACCGGCTGTCGGCCACGGACTTGCAGCCCCTGTGGGAGCTGACCGGCCTACTGACGCCTGAACCGGTCGTCGGTGCTGTGCCCTACCGGTGGTCAGGGGAAGATCTTCGGGCGCTCGGCGAAGCCTCTGGCGAGCTCGTCCCGGTTGAGCGAGGGGGAGACCGCCGGGTGCTGGCCTGCTGCAACCCCGGACTCGACGGCGCGCCGTACGCCGTCCCTACGCTCTGGGCAGCGGTGCAGTACCTCCGCGCGGGAGAGGTCGCGCCGGCCCACCGCCACACACCGGCGGCGCTGCGATTCATCACCCAGGGTCAAGGCGTGTGGACCCTCGTCGACGGCGACCCGGTCCACATGAGCGAGGGGGACTTGGTCCTGACGCCGAGCTGGACGTTCCACGAGCACCACAACCCGTCCTCGGAGGCGATGACCTGGATGGACGTGCTCGATCTTCCGATCGTCGCCGCGCTCGGCGCCGTCTTCTTCGAGGACGGGCCGACAGACGAGGCTTCGACCGCCACGGCTCCGCGGTCAATGTCCGAGAGCTGGTACGGCGGAGGACCCGGTCTCGTGCCGGTAGCCGGGCCTTCGGCCCCAGGGTCGAGGTCCCCACTCTTGGCCTATCGCTGGGCCGACACCGACCGTGCGCTGGCGACGCAGCTCAAGGCAAGCGGCCGCGGTGTGGCCGTCATCCGGTTCGCAGACCCGGTGCGCGGCGGGGACGTGATGCCCACGTTGCGATGTGAGATGCACAGGGTGGAGTCCGGCCGCCGGACCGACCGGACACGACAGACAGGTGGAAGGGTCGCGTGCATTCTTCACGGCACCGGGTCCATCGCGATCGGCGGCGAGACGTTCGACATCGGACCCGGCGACATCCTGGCGATCCCCTCGTGGTCCCCTTGGGATGTCCAGGCTGAGACCGAGCTGGACCTGTTCAGCAC
- a CDS encoding aromatic ring-hydroxylating oxygenase subunit alpha — protein MNLDELLLPDRVHRRLYTDPAIYDEEMRTLFRRAWIYVGHESEVRHVGDYKRAKIGSEPVILVRGEDEAVRVLVNRCLHRGALVCREEKGNGKFFRCPYHAWTYRNNGELMGVPKRSRYPRDFDLGRLGLVNVPRVESYRGLVFACFDDDIEPLIDYLGPVRNYVDATLDFSLSGEIDLSVGVSRHRYPGNWKLQMENGVDGYHTAFVHETYIGIMSRAEEVELKFGSHGEDQGWTETFPRGHAVLARRADPRAIDVLRGQFPEYTSALEAKHGSERLLEILAHMNVFVFPNLFLIGHQIRVVQPVSVAETEVMMYPYLLAGAPEALNLKRMAEHEGFYPPTGFGTPDDYEVFSAVTEGLQAMSTPWLLLNRGAHDYQDLGDGVRRGTPTDEIHQRAMYTEYARLMGSGSRGGEA, from the coding sequence GTGAACCTAGATGAGCTGTTGCTCCCCGACCGGGTGCACCGCCGTCTCTACACCGACCCAGCGATCTACGACGAAGAGATGCGCACCCTCTTCCGGCGCGCCTGGATCTATGTCGGGCACGAGTCCGAGGTGCGCCACGTAGGCGACTACAAGCGGGCGAAGATCGGCAGCGAACCGGTCATCCTGGTGCGCGGCGAGGACGAAGCCGTGCGTGTGCTCGTCAACCGGTGCCTGCACCGGGGCGCACTCGTCTGCCGCGAAGAGAAGGGCAACGGCAAGTTCTTCAGGTGTCCGTACCACGCCTGGACCTACCGCAACAACGGCGAACTCATGGGCGTTCCGAAGCGAAGCCGCTACCCCAGGGACTTCGACCTCGGCCGGCTGGGCCTCGTGAACGTTCCCCGGGTGGAGAGCTATCGAGGACTGGTGTTCGCCTGCTTCGACGACGACATCGAGCCCCTCATCGACTATCTGGGGCCGGTGCGCAACTACGTCGATGCGACGCTCGACTTCTCACTCTCCGGCGAGATCGATCTGTCGGTCGGCGTCAGCCGGCACCGGTACCCGGGCAACTGGAAGCTCCAGATGGAGAACGGCGTCGACGGCTACCACACCGCGTTCGTTCACGAGACGTACATCGGCATCATGTCCCGGGCCGAGGAGGTCGAGCTGAAGTTCGGGTCCCACGGCGAAGACCAGGGCTGGACCGAGACGTTCCCGCGCGGTCATGCGGTGCTCGCCCGGCGCGCAGACCCGCGAGCCATCGACGTGCTTCGAGGTCAGTTCCCGGAGTACACGAGCGCACTCGAGGCGAAGCACGGCTCTGAGCGCCTCCTCGAGATCCTTGCGCACATGAACGTGTTCGTCTTTCCGAACCTCTTCCTCATCGGCCACCAGATCCGCGTGGTCCAGCCGGTCTCGGTCGCCGAGACCGAGGTGATGATGTACCCCTACTTGCTTGCGGGCGCGCCAGAGGCGCTCAATCTGAAACGGATGGCCGAGCACGAAGGGTTCTATCCACCTACGGGGTTCGGCACGCCCGACGACTACGAGGTGTTCTCGGCGGTGACCGAGGGGCTGCAAGCCATGTCGACACCGTGGCTGCTGCTCAACCGGGGTGCCCACGACTACCAAGACCTCGGAGATGGCGTCCGCCGAGGTACACCGACCGACGAGATCCATCAACGAGCCATGTACACCGAGTACGCCCGCCTGATGGGGAGCGGCAGCCGAGGGGGCGAGGCATGA
- a CDS encoding MarR family winged helix-turn-helix transcriptional regulator has translation MTSVLTGGEMLALDEAPGHLVRRAQQRHAVLWTREFGQDLDITGPQYALLCAVAAADGLDQGAAGERASLDKSSTADVVARLAGNGWLRVSPDVRDRRRKALSITPLARTALEVVTPRVAEVQTRLLRNIPTRDRSAFLDALRVVAYAGHVPKADSGGVGPFHALRDTPGHLLRRAHQVHTVIWGEEVGPMPTAPQYAVLSALWSHPAGIDQSTAGELASLDKSSIADVARRLVNRGWVSRERDHADSRRWVLQLTHSLREDFTKYTPAVRRVQERMLAPVEGAQQKRAFVEGCRALGNAD, from the coding sequence GTGACGTCCGTGCTCACGGGTGGCGAAATGCTCGCCCTGGACGAGGCTCCGGGGCATCTGGTGAGAAGGGCGCAACAGCGTCACGCGGTCCTCTGGACCCGCGAGTTCGGCCAGGATCTGGACATCACCGGGCCTCAGTACGCCTTGTTGTGCGCCGTTGCGGCCGCCGACGGTCTCGACCAGGGCGCCGCGGGGGAGCGCGCGTCGCTTGACAAGTCGAGTACGGCGGACGTCGTGGCCCGGCTGGCGGGCAACGGCTGGCTACGAGTGTCTCCGGACGTGCGTGATCGGCGTCGTAAGGCTCTGTCGATCACCCCGCTGGCCCGCACTGCCCTCGAGGTCGTCACTCCCCGCGTCGCCGAGGTGCAGACGCGACTCTTGCGCAACATCCCCACCCGTGACCGATCCGCCTTCCTGGACGCGCTGCGCGTCGTGGCCTACGCCGGCCACGTGCCGAAGGCCGACTCGGGGGGAGTCGGTCCGTTCCATGCGCTTCGCGATACACCAGGACACCTGCTGCGCAGGGCGCATCAGGTGCACACCGTGATTTGGGGAGAGGAGGTCGGTCCGATGCCCACTGCTCCCCAGTACGCCGTTCTCAGTGCGTTGTGGTCGCACCCGGCCGGCATAGACCAGAGCACCGCCGGCGAGCTGGCGTCCCTGGACAAGTCGAGCATCGCCGACGTCGCGCGACGACTTGTCAACCGCGGTTGGGTCAGTCGAGAGCGAGACCATGCCGACAGTCGGCGCTGGGTGCTCCAGCTCACGCACTCGCTCCGAGAAGACTTCACCAAGTACACTCCCGCGGTTCGCCGCGTCCAGGAGCGCATGTTGGCACCGGTGGAGGGCGCGCAGCAGAAGCGGGCGTTCGTCGAAGGCTGTCGTGCCCTGGGCAACGCGGACTGA
- a CDS encoding dihydrodipicolinate synthase family protein: MTPTVSAGDLTGLLAIIPTPALPDARHWDAHTTVDLAETSRTVEALLTDGVDGVIALGTTGECPTLPAGEYEVLVRCLVETVDGRVPLFVGATTTGAYDTYARMDVLRRAGVDGTLLGLPMWQPLTERGAVDYFAQASHYFPDLAVMVYANQRAFRFPFADATDFWRGVAASAPTVVAAKCSRPGALSENRRVTGHRVNFLPSDMVLTRFRALGAEETTAFWATAAAMGPQPCLALRDALAAGDETSLEEVSSRILWATEPFVELAKDDELFASYNLQLERTRINAAGYCRSGPIRPPYSQVPDEIAAVALESARRWRTLVDHFS, from the coding sequence ATGACGCCCACGGTGTCGGCCGGCGACCTCACGGGCCTGCTCGCGATCATCCCCACCCCCGCCCTCCCGGATGCACGCCACTGGGACGCGCATACCACGGTGGATCTCGCCGAGACCTCGCGGACGGTCGAGGCCCTGCTGACGGACGGCGTGGACGGCGTGATCGCCCTGGGCACGACCGGTGAATGCCCCACCCTCCCCGCGGGTGAGTACGAAGTCCTGGTGCGGTGCCTCGTCGAAACAGTCGACGGCCGCGTCCCCCTCTTCGTCGGTGCCACGACCACCGGCGCCTATGACACGTATGCCCGCATGGACGTCCTGCGTCGCGCCGGCGTCGACGGCACCCTGTTGGGACTGCCCATGTGGCAACCGCTGACCGAGCGCGGCGCCGTCGACTACTTCGCGCAGGCGTCCCACTACTTCCCCGACCTGGCGGTCATGGTCTACGCGAACCAACGCGCATTCCGCTTCCCGTTCGCCGATGCCACTGACTTCTGGCGGGGCGTGGCGGCCTCGGCCCCGACGGTCGTGGCGGCCAAATGCTCCCGTCCAGGCGCCCTGTCCGAGAACCGGCGCGTGACCGGGCACCGGGTCAACTTCCTCCCCAGTGACATGGTGCTCACCCGGTTCCGAGCCCTTGGCGCCGAGGAGACGACGGCGTTCTGGGCGACCGCCGCGGCGATGGGTCCGCAACCCTGCCTGGCGCTGCGTGACGCGCTGGCGGCCGGCGACGAAACCTCACTCGAGGAGGTCAGCTCGCGCATCCTGTGGGCAACGGAGCCCTTTGTTGAACTGGCCAAGGACGACGAGCTGTTCGCGTCCTACAACCTGCAGCTCGAGCGGACCCGGATCAACGCCGCCGGCTACTGCCGCAGTGGCCCCATCCGTCCGCCGTACTCGCAGGTGCCCGACGAGATCGCAGCGGTGGCCCTGGAGTCGGCGCGCCGGTGGCGCACCCTCGTTGACCACTTCAGCTGA
- a CDS encoding SDR family NAD(P)-dependent oxidoreductase produces MRKVAMVTGAGRGLGASIARSLADGGARVFVNDIDRDLAARTVSEIEERGGEAIALTGDVSSSVSVDELVGHVIDREGRIDWLVNNVASYVRHAGSFWETDPEEWERILRLTLTTTFLCSRAAAPHMVQRQSGRIVNIASQAAFSYVPWQGPHYHAAKAGVVHLTRTMAVELAPHGVTVNAMSPTAIEREGDHEGSAVRDAERGAIIDHIPLGRLARAEEAVAAVAFLLSDQASFVTGETLVVNGGVLGYGIRPPGGPVP; encoded by the coding sequence GTGCGGAAGGTTGCCATGGTGACCGGCGCCGGGCGTGGGCTGGGTGCGAGCATCGCCCGTTCCCTGGCCGACGGTGGCGCCCGGGTGTTCGTCAACGACATCGACCGCGACCTGGCCGCGCGCACCGTCTCCGAGATCGAGGAGAGGGGCGGTGAGGCGATCGCGCTCACGGGCGACGTCTCGTCGTCCGTGTCGGTCGACGAGCTCGTCGGACACGTCATCGACCGCGAGGGCCGCATCGACTGGCTCGTCAACAACGTGGCCTCGTACGTGCGCCACGCCGGCTCCTTCTGGGAGACCGATCCCGAGGAGTGGGAGCGCATCCTCCGGTTGACCCTCACCACGACCTTCTTGTGCTCGCGCGCCGCGGCTCCCCACATGGTCCAGCGGCAGTCCGGACGCATCGTCAACATCGCGTCGCAGGCGGCCTTCAGCTACGTGCCGTGGCAGGGCCCGCACTACCACGCAGCCAAGGCAGGGGTGGTGCACCTGACCCGCACCATGGCCGTCGAACTCGCACCCCACGGCGTCACAGTCAACGCCATGTCACCCACGGCCATCGAGCGTGAAGGCGACCACGAGGGCTCCGCGGTCCGAGACGCCGAGCGAGGAGCGATCATCGACCACATCCCCCTCGGACGCCTCGCACGGGCGGAGGAGGCAGTGGCCGCGGTGGCGTTCCTGCTGTCCGACCAGGCCTCGTTCGTGACAGGCGAGACCCTGGTGGTCAACGGCGGAGTGCTCGGTTACGGGATCCGCCCGCCCGGCGGCCCGGTCCCGTGA
- a CDS encoding class II aldolase/adducin family protein, translated as MTDGVDQLVEAYHALGNAGHGDLVWGHIALRDGSTGGFWMKAAGWGFEEVTRDRLVLLSSEGSVLAGKGPRHVEWPIHAEILRARPEVSAVVHTHAGAAVVFASLATPLRAISHDGVPFATPDVPRFTDTADLIRSSDLGAGLAATLADANGVLIPGHGLVTASATLAEAAMYAVLLDRACANQLRALQAGGPLLWSDASEVAAKQAMWTPASLASGFDYLVRRAHESRR; from the coding sequence ATGACTGACGGGGTTGACCAGCTCGTGGAGGCCTATCACGCACTCGGCAATGCGGGTCACGGGGACCTGGTGTGGGGGCACATCGCGTTGCGAGACGGATCCACCGGCGGATTTTGGATGAAGGCCGCCGGATGGGGCTTCGAAGAGGTCACTCGGGATCGTCTGGTCCTGCTGTCGAGCGAGGGATCCGTGCTGGCCGGAAAGGGACCACGCCACGTCGAGTGGCCGATCCATGCGGAGATCCTCCGGGCCCGACCCGAGGTGTCGGCCGTGGTCCACACGCACGCCGGCGCGGCCGTCGTCTTCGCCTCCCTCGCGACGCCGCTCAGGGCGATCTCTCACGACGGTGTCCCCTTCGCGACGCCGGACGTGCCGCGCTTCACCGACACCGCAGACCTCATCCGAAGCAGCGATCTCGGAGCCGGGCTCGCCGCGACCCTTGCCGACGCGAATGGCGTGCTCATCCCCGGGCACGGGCTGGTGACGGCTTCGGCGACGCTCGCGGAGGCGGCGATGTACGCCGTGCTCCTGGACCGGGCGTGCGCGAATCAGCTTCGCGCGCTTCAGGCGGGCGGCCCGCTGCTGTGGAGTGACGCCTCGGAGGTGGCGGCGAAACAGGCGATGTGGACGCCCGCGAGCCTCGCGTCGGGCTTCGACTATCTGGTGCGACGCGCACACGAGAGTCGCCGGTGA